Proteins found in one Crassostrea angulata isolate pt1a10 chromosome 3, ASM2561291v2, whole genome shotgun sequence genomic segment:
- the LOC128176759 gene encoding uncharacterized protein LOC128176759 produces the protein MPTDAFLERLNVDTLLEAPPMNNACIPDIYSKIDADTIEKTRVVNAVLEFRLQVQEKLISKYRLQAEKTCRKEKEKIYKELRRIHRKLPYMGENPHQDTREKVREFRMAQNHIRTPLGYTTVPKEIPGLTEEKDNRPFCQRYHSHHLPTKSKWFQDILNKSKPRYPTIATESEIFSQSRSKDKSRSFLISRGLSASENCLVAGSTPIFREDRLGHLKDNDDAMTI, from the coding sequence ATGCCGACGGACGCTTTTCTGGAGCGTTTGAACGTTGATACCCTTCTAGAAGCTCCGCCGATGAACAATGCTTGTATTCCGGATATATACAGTAAAATCGACGCTGATACTATAGAAAAAACTCGTGTGGTTAACGCCGTCTTGGAATTTCGACTTCAGGTACaagagaaattaatatcaaaatacagaCTTCAGGCAGAGAAAACATGCCGAAAGGAGAAGgagaaaatttacaaagaattGCGGAGAATTCATAGGAAACTACCGTATATGGGAGAAAATCCACACCAAGACACAAGAGAAAAAGTTCGAGAATTTCGAATGGCCCAGAATCACATCCGAACACCTTTGGGATATACCACGGTGCCGAAGGAGATTCCGGGTCTTACTGAAGAAAAAGACAATCGACCTTTCTGTCAGCGATATCATTCGCACCACCTACCGACAAAGTCCAAGTGGTTCCAGGATATACTTAATAAAAGTAAACCACGATACCCAACTATTGCAACGGAATCAGAAATCTTTTCTCAGAGTCGCTCAAAAGACAAATCTAGGAGTTTTCTTATATCTAGAGGACTAAGCGCCAGTGAGAACTGTCTTGTGGCGGGGAGTACCCCCATTTTTCGAGAGGATCGCTTAGGACACTTAAAAGATAACGATGACGCAATGACAATTTGA